A genomic region of Macrobrachium nipponense isolate FS-2020 chromosome 40, ASM1510439v2, whole genome shotgun sequence contains the following coding sequences:
- the LOC135211814 gene encoding testis-specific gene 10 protein-like, whose translation MEELRREIALKVQEAEKLKRENEDKDSSLIILESTVAVLDMEKETLRRELQEKENSRSEMKNELDKKNEDLKKLKEENRRKQNNIESLQKETEDQNFQMNCLEDQLQVLTAEKKWDQENVQQLELCRKELADKKRELEDVKAHNLQRDSEILRLENELSLNQKKVLSLTKATESIVAQRANGEINEMTRTVQLEFELAEMKEELETMEFEKMEAILEIQKLQEEALAKDTKFRSLDMKGLDMISKAKDTFYKEKTVTKIAPKKQPGSEKKVRKESSQDKPRCLRKPQVNCKALYQQMDDIEEEISQIRASQRRSTANRRHSKAPAKLPSVTKPLKRDQIHQRLRMESAANLRRLERDAAMVRNLYKGNYVT comes from the coding sequence ATGGAAGAGCTAAGAAGAGAAATAGCTCTCAAGGTGCAGGAGGCAGAGAAGCTTAAAAGAGAGAATGAGGACAAAGACTCCTCCCTCATCATTTTGGAAAGCACGGTCGCAGTTCTCGACATGGAAAAGGAGACGTTGCGTCGAGAACTGCAAGAGAAGGAAAACAGtcgatcagaaatgaaaaatgaactagACAAGAAAAATGAGGACCTGAAGAAACTAAAAGAAGAGAACAGGAGGAAGCAGAATAACATTGAAAGTCTGCAGAAAGAAACCGAGGACCAGAACTTCCAGATGAATTGTTTGGAAGATCAATTGCAAGTCCTCACCGCTGAGAAAAAGTGGGACCAAGAAAATGTGCAGCAGCTCGAACTATGCAGGAAAGAATTAGCTGACAAGAAGAGGGAGTTGGAGGATGTTAAAGCACACAACCTCCAGAGGGACAGTGAGATCCTGCGCCTGGAGAATGAGCTCTCTCTGAACCAAAAGAAGGTCCTCAGCTTAACGAAAGCAACCGAAAGTATTGTAGCACAAAGGGCGAATGGAGAGATCAATGAAATGACGAGGACAGTCCAACTAGAATTCGAGCTTGCTGAGATGAAGGAGGAACTAGAGACGATGGAGTTTGAAAAGATGGAGGCCATCTTGGAAATTCAAAAACTCCAAGAAGAGGCCTTGGCCAAGGATACAAAATTCAGATCCTTGGATATGAAAGGGCTTGATATGATTAGCAAGGCGAAGGACACTTTCTATAAAGAGAAGACTGTGACTAAAATAGCGCCGAAAAAACAGCCTGGATCAGAGAAGAAAGTTAGAAAGGAAAGTTCTCAGGATAAACCTCGATGTCTGAGAAAGCCCCAGGTCAACTGCAAAGCCCTCTACCAACAAATGGACGACATCGAGGAAGAGATTAGCCAGATCAGAGCGTCACAACGACGTTCAACTGCCAACAGGAGACACTCAAAAGCCCCAGCGAAACTTCCTTCAGTTACAAAGCCTCTAAAAAGAGACCAAATACATCAGAGGCTGAGGATGGAATCTGCAGCTAACCTCCGAAGACTGGAGCGAGATGCTGCAATGGTAAGAAATCTCTACAAGGGCAACTACGTCACTTAA